CAACTGCTGGCGAAGGTGAAGAAGGAATTGAACCTGCTGCAAGGGTTACAGCTTTGACATTATTTTCGCCTTCAAGAAAAAATCTTTTTTCAAGACTCAAAACATTTGATGTTCCATCTGTTGAGAGATTCCCGATGAAAATTCCCTTATTCGTTGAATCATTATATATTCCTGCAACATACGTGCTGAAATTATAGGATGTATCTGTTTTCTGCCCAAATCTACCACCTATATAACCAGAATATCTTAATGATCCTGATGACCAGTTAGTTGGTGCATACCATAGATAAGATGAACCTGAATTGAAATCTATTTCATTACTTGAATCATTTATTTTGCCCATTGAATACAGGCTTCCCTGTTCCTTACTCCAGAAACTATCTCCGCCAAGATAAGAATTAATTCTTGCTCCTGTTACAGCAAAATTCTCTTTATAAATCTTGCTTGTATTTGCATCTGATACAATATTGCTTAAATGAGAAAGCTCAACAATAGGTTCATAACCTCCAATTACTATTCCAACCCATTTATTGCTGCCTAAATTGCCAAACATTTTACCTTCAATTATTCCATAATGAGTTGGAGTCATGAATCTGCCTTGAAAGGTTCCCTGAATTTTTCCTGATGAAACTGTTGCCTCTGAAACGCTTCCCAGCCAATAATCAGGCGTTGTATATGATGCATCCCTATTATCCCATGAATCTCCACTGAATTCAAGTTTAAGCCCTGTAGGTAGTGTTGCAGAGTGGGAACCACCAAGCTCTATCCCAAAAACTCCCCACGATTCTGGATTACTTCCTTTTTTAAGAGAAAGAGTAGCAGAACCAATAACACCATAAGATGTGTTACTTATATCCTGTTTAGATATTGTTGGAGTCCCGCTTCCACCTGTAAAATATCCCTGATAACTGCCCTGAATATAATCTGACCATGTAGACATGGTTGAATAACCAACTGTTTTCTTTTTGAATGTAAAGGCAGGCTCAATATCAATAAGATGTATTTCTTTGTATAAATTTTGATTTGTTCCATATGGTGAACCTTTAAGAATTCCTGCAGAGCCATCAGAACCTATGTATAATCCATAAATAGCATAATTTTGGGATGAATCCTCACCAATACCTCCTGCATAACCCTTTAGCTTTAAACTACTTCCAGAATTTTGCTGAAAATTACCCCATACCATAGATGTGTCCTGTGTAACATCAGGAATATAACCAATTCCATAATTTTCTGTTTTGTATGTTACTGTATCATTTATGCTTGATGGTAAAATCAGCTCTCCTGTTTTTCCAATAAGTATTGTAGACTGTCCGCCTCCTTGAACTTCATCTATTTTAGTGCCATCATAGTAATGATGATATCCCGTAAATTTAGCAGATAAACTAAGTTCCTTCACCTCTATCCAAGGTTCTGTAGTCACTGATTTTATCCCGCCAGATTCCATAGTAAGCGTGGAATCACCGCTTCCTGTAAAAAGATAAGTTGGTGTAAGCAGTCTGAAATAAGAAGAAGATGTCGGACCTTTTAATATCCAGTATCCTTCTGTAGCATTACCCCCTCCTGCTTTAAATGTAGAATTAAAAGAAACAGGGGATGAAGCTGTAAGCTTTGCTATACCTTTGTCAACTGTCAATGCTCCTGCGACATTTCCAGTCACTGAACTGTTTGCTGAGGTATCAGTTGCAATATTCCCCGAAAATGTGCTTGACTTTGGATAAACTATTGATGAAGACCACTCTTTGTTATTTCCGTAACTGTCTGTTGCTTTTATTTGAATCTCATAGGAACCATAAACATTGATTGAAAAATCAATGTTATTTTGAGCTGTTGTGTTTACATCCTTCCATTCATCCCAATCTGAAGTTTTAGTCCTATACCTAACAATAACTGGCTTGTTTGCCTCTACTTTATATGTTATTTTCCACTCCCCAGAAATTGGGGCTTCAATGCTGTAAAGCATAAAATTAACGCTCAAACTTTCTGTAATTTTTGTTGTTTCAGTAATTGGAGGAGTTGTCTCCTTTGTTGAAAGTCTTGGTTCAGAAGAAGTCTCTGGATAAAAATTAACAGCAGTAGGCTCTTCTGGATTTCTCAGAGGATATTCTGATACAAAAGGCTTTTCTATGTTTCCTTCTCTCTCAACTTTGCTTGGTGTTATATCTTTCTGTTCACTTTGTATTTCCTTAGAAGTCAAAGGTTTTGGCAGTTCTGGTGGAAGTTTCTCTCTTATAACTGTTGCCTGACCTGCTCCTACCTCAACAACTCTTTCAGGTATATGGAGATTATAACAGTAAACTTTTCCAGTTAAGACTGTTACTGTTGAATAGGTAGGATAGTGAGCAACCACATAATTTGTTCCTCTTACTCCTGCAACTGCTATTGGTGTTTTTATCTCAAATCTGTTAGCCTTTGGGAATGCCTTTATCTTCTCAACACTTTCCTTTGCTACAAAAGCTCCTGCCTTCCCTCTGGGAATATTAAGAGTGACTCTGAAACTATGAGCATCTGCAAAATATTCACTAATGTCAATTCTGCTACGAGGAGCAATCTTTACAACCGTTCCGTCCCTGAATGTGAGTTCTGCCCTTGAATCAGTTTTTGTTCTTATTATGTCATTTAAATAAACAGGCTCATTTATTTTTACCATAACAGCAGGAGGCTTACCCCCTCTTAAAATATCAACCTTCCCCTCTAATGCTGTGATTTTACCTACTTCCTGAGCTAAGGCATTGCTTAAGAATAAAAAACTGATAAAGGCTATTAAAATTAAAATTTTAAGCCTCAGCATCTTAAGCCTCCTTAAAAGCTAAAACTCAGCTCAACACTGTAAATGTTTCTCTTATAATCATAAATTGGAAAGTTTGAGTCAGCCCTTAAGTGATAGTAGCTGAGATTAGTCCTCAGGGTTTTTGAAATCTCAAAGATAACTCCTGCTGTTAATGAATATATTTGGTCTCTTCTTTTTTCAGCGGTTTCCGGGAAACCCTTAACCCCTCTTCCTGTGTATGTATTTATGTTTCTGTAGTTTTGCCATGTGTGGTCCCCTGCAATCTGGAGTATGAGTTTTTCAGTAAGGGGACATACAACTCCAGCAGATAATCTATGAGACAGGGAGTCCCAGTTGATTCCCTGAGTATCATCAATCATATATTCATATTTTGAATAAAAAACTCCTTTCTCCTTAAAGGGATAAAAATATCCTGCTGAAATACTGTATTGGTTACTATCCCTGTCTTCATTAGGATCAGCATCTGCTGTATACTTAAGCATCTCCCTTTTACCATATCCCGCTGAAAACTGGAAAATATGTCCAGCAGCAATCTGAAGGCTCACTGTAGGGGTGAGTGAAAAAAGTGACATATATTCCCTCTCATTAAGCCACATATGAAAGTAACTCAAGGGAAGTGTTATAAATCCCTTTCCAATATTTATACCGGGAGTAAATGTAATTGTGCTCATGGTTGTGTCAAACTTATAGGAAGAAAAATAGTTTTTTGTATAAATGCCAAAGTCTCCTATAATAAATAAGTTTCCTGATAGCAAGGGTTTCCAACTGAGCTTCATATTTGCCACCTGTGCAGAGTCTCTTTTTCCTGAAATCTCATCAACTGCTGAGACTCCAATCAGAGTTGTTGGTTTTGATACCACGTTGTCATCATACTGATATCCCAGAGACAAATAAATGCTCAACTCCTTGATGGCTGTTTTAAGGGCAGCAAGATAATCAGAGGCAAACTCTGCAATATCTGTTTGGGGCTCAATCTTTATCAATCCTTCAAGAGTTTTCATAGCCTCCTTAATCTTCCTTTCAGCAGAGTAGGTGAGTGCTATCTGAAGGTCTGATACCTGAGTCAGAGCAGAATCAATGGATTTTGCTCTTTCAAAGGCTTTTCTTGCCTCCTCAAACCTGCCCATCTTTGAAAAAACAAGACCCTTTAAAAATAGAATCTTTGAAGGCATTATAAACTGTTTTTCAGCTTCTGTGAGCCATTGCATTGCTTCCTTCAGTTCTCCAAGATGGTATAAAACTTCAGCTAATTCAAGATATGCATCATTTATTCTTGGTATGTCTGTCAAAGAGTTGTAAAAATATTTTTTTGCACTTCTGTAATCCCCTATTTGCTTGTATGTAAGCCCAAGATAAAAACTTGCAAGTGTTGAAGGCTGTGTTCTGTAAATTTTTTTAAATATCTCAAGAGCTTCTTCATAATTTTCCTGCCTGTATTGTTCAATCCCCTTTTGAAATAAATCTTCTGCATATAGTGAAACAGGAATAAATATCAAGAATAATATTAAGAGAGCATTTATGAGGGTTTGATTAACCATAAAAAATTGAAAAAAATTGTAAAAAATTGTTTTTTAAAAAATCAATATCTTTTAAGATGTTTATTTAATCTATATATGACGAGAATATTATGTTTTACTCATTTTTTTACGATTGAAACCCCTTCTGTCTTCTTTGTATTTCATGTGTTTTAGTATTATAATTATTCTTAAACTTATATGAAATCTTTTGTTAAACATATTATTTTTAAATTTGCTCTTAAATTTTTTATGGGGCTTGGAAGAATTCTCGGGAAAAAACAACTTATTACTGTTTCATCTTTTTTAGGAAGTTTATTATATTCTCTCTCCTGGAAAAGAAAGAATGTTGCCTTTGATAATTTAAAAATTGCTTTTGAACAACAATATAAAGAATCTGAACTGAAAAAAGTCTTAAAAAAGTTTATTCAAGAAATTATTCTCACTGCCCTTGAGATTGCCTTTATTGTAAAAAAGAAAGAAAAACTTGCTCAATGGGCTAAAGTTTCAGGCATTGAACATCTTGATGAAGCATTAAAAAAACGCAAAGGAATAATTGCATTGAGCGCGCATTTAGGTAATATTCCTGTCATGCTTGCATGGCTTGCTGAGAAAGGTTATCCTGTTGCTGTTCTTTTTAAAGAAGGGAAATATCTTCCCGAAGGATTTTTATACAATCTTATAAAATCTTATAAAATTTATCCAATTCCCTTTCGTTCTGATAGAGAAGTTCCTAAGGAAATAATAAGCGCTTTAAATAAAAATATGATTGTCTTTATACTTGCTGACCAAGCAAGACCTGGTATTTATGCAAAATTTTTCGGCAAGTATGTTCAGTGCCAGAAGGGTGCGTTTGTTATAGCACAGAGAAAAGGTTCTCCGCTTGTTCCGATTTTTATTGTAAGGGGAGAAAATGGGCATGAAATCAAAATTTATCCTGAGATAGAATTACAAAAACAAGTTGAAATCCTTATTGAAAAATATAACTGTCTTCTTGAAGAATTAATCAGAAAGTATCCTGAACAGTATTACTGGTTTCACAGAAGATTTAAGAGAATGAGGGTTCACTAAACTGCAAATGCCACAGTTCACTGTAAAGCCCTCCTTTTGCTAAAAGCTCTTCATGTGTTCCCTGTTCTATAATCCTACCTTTGTCCATAACAATAATTTTATCAGCCCGCTTTATTGTAGAAAGTCTGTGGGCAATAACTAAAGTTGTTCTACCTTTCCTCATCTGTTCAAGAGCTCTCTGAATTTTTTCTTCAGATTCAGTATCAAGGCTTGCTGTGGCTTCATCAAATATTAAAATCTTCGGCTCTCTTAAAATAGCTCTTGCAATTGTAATTCTCTGTTTCTGCCCACCTGAAAGCAAAATACCTTTTTCCCCAACCATTGATTCATAACCTTTTGGCAGCTTTATTATAAAATCGTGGGCATCTGCCATTATGGCAGCTCTCTCAACCTCTTCTTTGGTGGATGAGATATTACCAAACTTTATATTATTGATGACTGAATCATTAAATAAAATAATATCTTGTGTCACAAGAGCTATTTGAGAACGAAGGCTATGAAGTGAAAAATCTCTTATGCTCACTCCATCAATTAATATATCACCTTCTGTTGGATACCAGAATCCTGCAAGCAAATCTGCGATTGTGCTTTTTCCTGCTCCTGATGGACCAACTATAGCAACTGTTTCACCAGCCTGTATTTCAAAATTAATATCTTTGAGTGTATAATCTTTTGAAAGAGGATATCTGAATGAAACATTTTTAAAAACTATATGGCCATTTATTTCTCTTTTTTCGCCTTTTTCTGGCTCATGTTCAACAAATATAATCTCCCTAAGTCGCTCTATAACATTTCTTCCTCTTTGAAAGGAGGCATTAACACGACTAAGCCTTTTTAAAGGCGTATACATAAGAATTACTGCTGTTGCAAATGAAAAAAAGTCACCAGAAGAGATTTTATCATTAACAACAAGATACCCTCCATAAAAAAGAATAATAGCAACACCTATCCCTGCTATAGTTTCTGAAATAAGATTTGTAAATTCTTCTGTTCTTACTTCTCGCATAATATTTCTATAGTGTTCATGAAGTGCGTTCCTGTATCTTTGTTTCATGTCAGATTCCATGGTGAAAGCTTTTATTATCTTTATGCCCTGCAATGTTTCATGTAGAAGTGTTGTTATTTTAGCGATTCTAAGACGGGTTTTCATTCCAATATCTTTCATCCTTTTTCCAAATTCTGTCATAGAATAAAGCATCAATGGAATAACAACAAAAGAAAGCAATGCCAGATCCCATCTGCGATAAAAGGCAACACAGGCTAACACAATGACCGTAAGCCCTTCAACCAGAAAATCTTTGATAGTGTTTGAAACCGTGCTTTTAAGCAAGTCAGCATCATTGAGAACTTTAGAAATAAGATTTCCTGAACTGTCTCTGCAAAAAAATGACATTGGAAGCTTTAAAAGTTTTTCATAAAGCGCATCTCTGACAAACTTAACAATCTTAGAACCAACTGAATTCATAATATAATTATTAATAAAGGTAAAAACTCCTCTCAAACTAAAAAGAATAATAACCAGAAGAGGAATTAAATAAAGAAACTCTGCTGATTTTTTTATAAAAATCTGGTCCATTGCAGGTTTTACTGACCATGCAATAGCTCCATTGATTCCAGATATTGATAAACTGCAAAGTAAGGCAAAAAGAAGTCTTAGCCTGTGCTCTTTTATAAGTCTCCAGAAAACCGCAAAATCATCCAGCCATAATTTTTTAAACTTTATTTTGAAATATTTTTCTATTTCCATTGTTTTTCCCAAACTTTAGCGTACTTAAGAAATGAATAAAAACTGTAAAAAAATGCAAGAATAAAACCCCTTAAACCATCAAGAAATCCCAATTTTATAAAAAACATTTTAAAAAATGTAAATACAGGAGCAAAAAAAATCTTTAAAACTATCTTACATTTTGACGGATTCTTTTTTATTAACTCCAATGCTCCATAGGAAGAATAAATCTGCATTTTCTTAATAAAGTCTTCAAAAGTTTGATATGTATAATGTAAAATAGGTTCTTTTACGTAGCCCACTTTACCATTAACAATAACCTTCTCATGAACTTCTCTAATCTGCATTTTCCCTTTGTCTTTCCTAAATAGTCTTAGCGTATAATCTGGCCACCATCCGCTGTGTTTAATCCATTTCCCAAGAAAAAAATTTTTTCTTGGAATAAAATATCCATCAAAATCATCATTGCTTATTTTTTCAGTTATTTCCATTTTTAAAGCCTCTGTAACTCTTTCATCTGCATCAAGAATGAAAACCCATGGCAGTGTTGTCTTTTCAACAGCAAATTGTTTTTGGGTTGCAAAACCTTTCCATTCTAATTTATAAATTTTATCTGTATAGTTTTTGCAAATTTCAACTGTTCTGTCTTCACTAAAAGCATCTACCACAACAATCTCTTCAAAATCTTTTACAGATTCCAGAGCATCCTCAATATTTTTTTCTTCATTTTTTGTAATAATTGCAATAGAGATAGGGATTTTCAAAAAACTTAGCCTCCTATTGTGGACATAGGCCTTAAAGGCTTTGTATGTTCTGACATACCCTGAGGTTTTAAATGAATGGTTTTGATAATTGTTTCTCTTATCTCTTCTGTAGAGGCGCCGCTTCGTAAAATCTTTTTTATGTCCACTTCTTTGTCAGAAAAAAGACAAGGTCTTAGTTTACCATCAGCAGTTAATCTAAGCCTATTACATCTAACACATATATGTGTTGTCATAGGACTTATAAATCCAAGAAAACCCTTTGCTCCTGCAAGCATGAAGTACTCTGCAGGACCTGACTTCTTCATCTGTACTGGAATAAGTTTTCCGATTTTATTCTCTATTCTTTCCTTTATCTCATCTTTTGATATAAAAAGTTCCTTTTTCCACGCATTCTGACCAACAGGCATAAACTCTATAAATCTTATCTGATATTCTACTTTTTTACTCCATAGGGCAAATTTTTCTATTTCATCATCATTAATGCCTTTCATTACAACAACATTGACCTTAACAGGTTGTAAACCAGCATTTTTTGCCTCATCAATACCTTCAAAAACATCATCTATTAAACCCACTCTGGTTATGGCTCTAAATTTATTTTCATCAAGGGAGTCAAGGCTAACATTCACTCGTTTTAAGCCTGCATTATATAAATCTTTAGCAAACTTTTTAAGAAGAACTCCATTTGTTGTCATTCCAATGTCTCGTATACCTTCTATTCGTGCAAGTCTTTCAATAAAACTGACAATGCCCTTTCTTAGAAGAGGCTCACCACCTGTGATTCTTATTTTTGTTATCCCTAAATCTACGCCTATTTCAACAATTTTTAATATTTCCTCATAGCTCAATATTTCATGATGAGGTAATAAATTGGTTATGCCTTCTTCAGGCATACAATAAATACACCTAAGATTACATCTGTCAATAATGGAGATTCTTAAGTAATCTATATTTCTGTTAAAATTATCCTTCATTGTTTTGATTTAGTTTTTGTTTTAGATTTTGTCTTTGTTGATTTTTTCCCTGAATTCTGACTCTTAAGTATTTCTGCTATTTTTTGCTGAGCAATTTCTGCTTCCTTTGATTTAGGATATCTCTCAATAACTCTTTCAAATACAACTTTTGCTGTTTTTTTATCTTTCAACTCTAAAAATGCCATTCCTTCTTTAAGAAGTGCACCTGGTGCTTTATCGTGCTTTGGATATTTCTTGAGAAATTCTTCATAAGCAAGAATCGCATCTTCATATTTTTTTTCACTATAGTAAGTTTCTCCAATCCAAAAATATGAGTTGGGAAGAAGCTCAAAATCAGGATAATTCTTTGTAATCTCCTGAAATTTATCTCTTGCCGAGGCATATCTTTTTTCTTTTATGTCTACATGAGCGGAATCATATATTTCTTTGGGATTTTTTAATTGTCCTGGCGATATTTTCTTTTGTTCTGGTTCTTTCTGTGGAATAGGCTGTTGTGGCTGTGTTAGTTTAGCCTGTAATTCTGCGATTTTATCACTTAGCTCTTTAAATTTTTTGTCATTGCTGTAAGAGCTTTCTTCAAATCTTCCTTTCAGTATCTGTAATTCCTTTACATAATCCTGTGTCTGAGCAATAAGCGTGAGCTGTCCCTCCTTTAATGCTGTGGCTGTAGATAAGTCAGAAGACATCTTATCCATTCTCGTTTTAAGTTCAGAAACTTCTTGCTTTAGTTGACTATTTTCAATATGTAGTTTGGTAATATCTGCCCTTATTTGTTCATACTCACCTGTGGTAACACAACCAGACAAAAAAACAGCAGACACTATTGCAGTAAAAAATATCTTGCTTTTAATCTTTTTCATTTCCCCTCCTCTATAAAAACAAAGTGTGCCCTTCTATTTTTCTGCCAGCATGATTCATTTTGTTCTGTGCATAAAGGTTTTTCTTCGCCATAGCTTATTATATCAATCCTTGAGGATATGATTCCGAGAGTTATTAGATACTGCTTTGCAGAATCAGCTCTTTTTTGCCCAAGTGCAAAATTATACTCATTTGTTCCCCTTTCATCACAATGTCCTTCTATAATAACCCTGAGTTTAGGATATTTCTGCAGATAGGAAGCAACTTTTTTCAGTGTAGGCAAATCATCTTGTCTAACATCGTATTTATCATAATCAAAATGTATATCACCTATCTCTTCCTGAAGTTTTTTAATAAGTTCCGCCATTTGAGAAGTAGTAAAAGAAGTTTCTTCTTCTGATGGCTTTGTTTTTTCTATTTCATTTCCTTCTTCTTTTTTTACTATTCCTGTAGTTTCCTTTCCATCAGGCATATAAATTTTCCTTTCAGCACAGGCAATAATCAAAAAAAGACAAAAGATAGCTAATAAAATAATTTTAATTTTCATTTTATGCCTCCAGGGAGCATTTTTTTGGCAGGCTCTTTGATTTGTATCATATTTATATAATACAACAATTAATATTATTTGCTAACATAAAATTAAAATAAAATTTTAATATAGCCTTGAAATATCCGCAACAGATTTTAATAATTCTGATAAATGCTGCAATAATGCAAGCCTGTTTCTTTTAATTTTTTCATCTTTATCCATAACAAGCACATTATCAAAAAAGTTATTTATCGTAGGTGTAAGTTTGTGTAAATAGTTTAATGCTTCAAAAAATTGCTGAGAATTTAAATATTCATAAAGATTTTCTTTGTATTTTTCTATTTCATTAAAAAGTTTTTTTTCTTCTTCAGAGGAAAAAAGCTCAGGGTTCAATTCAAACTTTTCATAATTTTTAATAATATTTGAAACCCTTTTTACAGCAAGGAAAAATTCTTCAAAATCTTCCTTACTGCGGAACAACGATACTGCTTCAAGTCTTTTTTTAATCTCATAAACTGGTCTGATTAAAATGAAATCACTTATTGTTTTTATTAAATTAACATCATATCCTGTTGACTCAAGATAGCTTTCAAATCTCTGAACAATAAAAATTGAAATCTGCTCCTTTAATTTTTCATCAACAAATTCTTGTATCATACTTACAGTTTCTAATAAGCTCAAGGAATATTTTTTCTTTAAAAGTATAGATATAATTCCATTTGCTGCCCTTCTTAAGCCAAAAGGGTCTTCTGTTCCTGATGGAATTTCACCAAGATAAAAAAAAGTTGCTATATGATCAAGTTTATCAGCAAGGCTTATGATGCATCCTATATCATTAGATGGAATTTCATCAGTAAATCCTTTTGGAAGATAATGTTCTCTTATTGCCAAAAAAACTTCCTCTGGCATGCCTGCATTTTTAGCATAATATCCACCCATTATGCCTTGTAATTCAGGAAACTCTCCAACTACACCGCTTGCAAGATCAGCTTTACAATAATTTGCAGCAATCTTTACCAACTCTGTTTTTTCAGGAATTAATCTATCACTAAGTCTTTCAGCAATTCTTATAATCCTTAAACTTTTATCATAAAGACTTCCAAGCTTTTTATGATAAATTATCCCTTTAGTTGCCTCAAGAAGATTTACTAAGCCTTTTTTGAGGTCTTCCTCATAGTAAAATCTTGCATCCTCAAATCTGGCTTTTATAACTCTCTCAGCTCCTTTTTTAATGTTTTCCTCATTTTCTGCTTTTGTATTGCTTACAACAACAAAGTAATTTTTAAGTTTCCCTTCATTATCTATGATAGCAAAATATCTCTGATGGTCCTTCATAACTGTAATAAGTAACTCTTCTGGAAGTTTCAGATATTGCATGGAAAAACTGCATAAAACAGAATTTGGAAATTCAACAAGATAAGTTACTTCTTCAATAAGTTCATTATTCCATAAAATTTTTCCGTTTACTTTTTTAGCAAGCTCTTCAGCCTGAGTGAGTATAATTTTTTTTCTTTTTTCTGGGTCAACTATAACAAAAGCTTTTTCAAGAATAAATTCATAATTGTCAACTCTATCAATATTCAATGGATTTTCGGAAAGAAATCTGTGTCCTTGTGTTTTGTTTTCTGTTTTTATACCTTCTATCTCAAAAGAAATAAACCTATCATCATATAAAGCTAAAAACCATCTTACAGGTCTTATAAATCTTAATGTTCCTTCTCCCCATCGCATCATTTTAGGAAAATTTAGAGAATAAAAAAGATTTCTTAGAATTTCGGGAAGAACTTCTTCTGTTTTTTTGCCTTTTTTAGATAAAACTGCACATACATAGTTTCCTTTTCCTTTAGGTTTAATCTGAAGCTGGTCAACCTCAATACCTTGAGCCTTTGCAAAAGCATAAGCAGACTCCTTTGGCAAGCCTTTTTCATCAAAGGCAACATGCACAGGAGGTCCCCAGACTAATTTTTCCTCTGATGCCTGCTCTGAAGATAGTTCTGCCAGAAGGGTAAGTCTTCTCGGAGTTGCGTAAACTTTTATAGATTCCAACTCAATTCTATATTCAGAAGTAATTTTTTTAAAGTTTTCCTCTATTTGACTGATTGCTAAAGGAATAAATCTCGCAGGAATCTCTTCTGCTCCAATTTCAAAAAGAATTTTACCCATTTATTACTCCATACCTTTTAATTAAATAAGATTCAGCACAGGCTTTTGCAAGAGTTCTTACACGAGCTATATAATTGGTTCTCTCTGCCACAGACAAAACCCCACGAGCATCAAGGAGATTGAAAAGATGAGAACACTTAAGACAAAACTCATAAGCTGGGAAAACCAGTCCTAACTCCCTTAGACGATTTGATTCTCTTTCATATTCATCAAAATGTTTTTTGATTATTACTGGGTCTGAGTGATCAAAATTAAAGTATGAAAACTCTATTTCAGGCTGTTTGTGAATATCTCCATAAGTAAATTTTTCATTCCACTTTATATCAAAAACATTTTCCACTTCCTGAAGATACATGGCAATTCTTTCAAGACCGTATGTAATCTCAACAGATACAGGTTTTAAATCAATACCTCCAACCTGCTGAAAATAAGTAAACTGAGTTATCTCCATTCCATCAAGCCATACTTCCCAGCCAAGCCCCCAAGCGCCAAGAGTAGGGCTTTCCCAGTCATCTTCAACAAATCTTATGTCATGTTTTAAAGGGTCTATTCCAAGTGCTTTAAGGCTTTCAATATATACTTCCTGTGAGTTCTCTGGAGAAGGCTTCAGAATAACCTGATATTGATAATATTGCCCGAGTCTGTTCGGATTTTCTCCATATCTTCCATCTGTTGGACGTCTGCATGGTTGAACATAACCTGTATTCCAGCTCTCTGGGCCTAAAACTCTGAAAAAAGTAGCAGTGTGAAATGTCCCTGCACCAACTTCTATATCATAGGGTTGCAGTATCACGCATCCTTTCTGAGCCCAGTATTTATTAAGTGTGAAAATTATTTCTTGAAAATACATAGATTTTCATGATACTTTAGCATAG
The Thermodesulfovibrio yellowstonii DSM 11347 DNA segment above includes these coding regions:
- a CDS encoding glycine--tRNA ligase subunit alpha, with amino-acid sequence MYFQEIIFTLNKYWAQKGCVILQPYDIEVGAGTFHTATFFRVLGPESWNTGYVQPCRRPTDGRYGENPNRLGQYYQYQVILKPSPENSQEVYIESLKALGIDPLKHDIRFVEDDWESPTLGAWGLGWEVWLDGMEITQFTYFQQVGGIDLKPVSVEITYGLERIAMYLQEVENVFDIKWNEKFTYGDIHKQPEIEFSYFNFDHSDPVIIKKHFDEYERESNRLRELGLVFPAYEFCLKCSHLFNLLDARGVLSVAERTNYIARVRTLAKACAESYLIKRYGVING
- a CDS encoding glycosyltransferase family 2 protein, whose protein sequence is MKIPISIAIITKNEEKNIEDALESVKDFEEIVVVDAFSEDRTVEICKNYTDKIYKLEWKGFATQKQFAVEKTTLPWVFILDADERVTEALKMEITEKISNDDFDGYFIPRKNFFLGKWIKHSGWWPDYTLRLFRKDKGKMQIREVHEKVIVNGKVGYVKEPILHYTYQTFEDFIKKMQIYSSYGALELIKKNPSKCKIVLKIFFAPVFTFFKMFFIKLGFLDGLRGFILAFFYSFYSFLKYAKVWEKQWK
- the glyS gene encoding glycine--tRNA ligase subunit beta, encoding MGKILFEIGAEEIPARFIPLAISQIEENFKKITSEYRIELESIKVYATPRRLTLLAELSSEQASEEKLVWGPPVHVAFDEKGLPKESAYAFAKAQGIEVDQLQIKPKGKGNYVCAVLSKKGKKTEEVLPEILRNLFYSLNFPKMMRWGEGTLRFIRPVRWFLALYDDRFISFEIEGIKTENKTQGHRFLSENPLNIDRVDNYEFILEKAFVIVDPEKRKKIILTQAEELAKKVNGKILWNNELIEEVTYLVEFPNSVLCSFSMQYLKLPEELLITVMKDHQRYFAIIDNEGKLKNYFVVVSNTKAENEENIKKGAERVIKARFEDARFYYEEDLKKGLVNLLEATKGIIYHKKLGSLYDKSLRIIRIAERLSDRLIPEKTELVKIAANYCKADLASGVVGEFPELQGIMGGYYAKNAGMPEEVFLAIREHYLPKGFTDEIPSNDIGCIISLADKLDHIATFFYLGEIPSGTEDPFGLRRAANGIISILLKKKYSLSLLETVSMIQEFVDEKLKEQISIFIVQRFESYLESTGYDVNLIKTISDFILIRPVYEIKKRLEAVSLFRSKEDFEEFFLAVKRVSNIIKNYEKFELNPELFSSEEEKKLFNEIEKYKENLYEYLNSQQFFEALNYLHKLTPTINNFFDNVLVMDKDEKIKRNRLALLQHLSELLKSVADISRLY
- the moaA gene encoding GTP 3',8-cyclase MoaA, which encodes MKDNFNRNIDYLRISIIDRCNLRCIYCMPEEGITNLLPHHEILSYEEILKIVEIGVDLGITKIRITGGEPLLRKGIVSFIERLARIEGIRDIGMTTNGVLLKKFAKDLYNAGLKRVNVSLDSLDENKFRAITRVGLIDDVFEGIDEAKNAGLQPVKVNVVVMKGINDDEIEKFALWSKKVEYQIRFIEFMPVGQNAWKKELFISKDEIKERIENKIGKLIPVQMKKSGPAEYFMLAGAKGFLGFISPMTTHICVRCNRLRLTADGKLRPCLFSDKEVDIKKILRSGASTEEIRETIIKTIHLKPQGMSEHTKPLRPMSTIGG
- the ybgF gene encoding tol-pal system protein YbgF; translated protein: MKKIKSKIFFTAIVSAVFLSGCVTTGEYEQIRADITKLHIENSQLKQEVSELKTRMDKMSSDLSTATALKEGQLTLIAQTQDYVKELQILKGRFEESSYSNDKKFKELSDKIAELQAKLTQPQQPIPQKEPEQKKISPGQLKNPKEIYDSAHVDIKEKRYASARDKFQEITKNYPDFELLPNSYFWIGETYYSEKKYEDAILAYEEFLKKYPKHDKAPGALLKEGMAFLELKDKKTAKVVFERVIERYPKSKEAEIAQQKIAEILKSQNSGKKSTKTKSKTKTKSKQ
- the pal gene encoding peptidoglycan-associated lipoprotein Pal; its protein translation is MKIKIILLAIFCLFLIIACAERKIYMPDGKETTGIVKKEEGNEIEKTKPSEEETSFTTSQMAELIKKLQEEIGDIHFDYDKYDVRQDDLPTLKKVASYLQKYPKLRVIIEGHCDERGTNEYNFALGQKRADSAKQYLITLGIISSRIDIISYGEEKPLCTEQNESCWQKNRRAHFVFIEEGK